Part of the Salvelinus fontinalis isolate EN_2023a chromosome 1, ASM2944872v1, whole genome shotgun sequence genome is shown below.
atggggtcattgtccatttggaagacccatttgcaaccaagctttaacttcctgactgatgtcttaagatgttgcttgaatatatccacataattttcctacctaatgatgccatctcttttgtgaattgcaccagtccctcctgcagcaaagtacctccacaacatgatgctgccacccccataattcacagttgggatggtgttctttggcttgcaagcatccccctttttcctccaaacataacgatggtcattatggccaaacagttctgtttttgtttcattagaccagaggacatttctccaaaaagtatgatctttgtccccatgtgcagttgcaaaccgtagtctggctttttttatggcggttttggagcagtggcttcttccttgctgagcggactttcaggttatgttgatataggactcgttttactgtggatatagatacttttgtacctgtttcctccagcatcttcacaaggtctttgctgttgttctgggattgatttgcatctctaggagacagaacgcgtctccttcctgagcggtatgatggctgcgtggtcccatgatgtctatacttgcgtactattgtttgtacagatgaacatggtaccttcaggcgttggaccagacttgtggaggtctacaatttttctttctgagacttggctgatttcttttgatttccccatgatgtcaagcaaagaggcactgagtttgaaggtaggccttgaaatacatccacaggtacacctccaattgactcaaatgatgtcaataagcctatcagaagcttctaaagccatgacatcattttctggcacagtcaacttactgtatgtaaacttctgacccactggaattgtgatatagtgaattctaagtgaaataatctgtctgtaaacaattgttggaaaaattacttgtgtcatgcacatagtagatgtcctaacctacttgccaaaactatagtttgttaacaagaaatttgtggagtggtttaaaacgtgttttaatgactccatcctaagtgtatgtaaacttccaacttcaactatatatatttttttttgtaatattttttcaaCTTTAATTTAGACAGGGGGTCACTATTCAGACCAGGGTCTCATTCTCAGTCCTGTGAACATGAACAcacaatttaacctttatttaactaggcaagtcagttaagaacaaattcttatttacgatgacggcctaccccggatgacactgggccaaatgtgcgtcgccctatgggactcccagtcacggccggatgtaatacagcctggattcaaaccagggactgtagtgatgcctcttgcactaagatgcagtgccttagaccactgtgtcaCTCGGGAGCACGAGTATACAGCCAGTACAGAGAGAGGGTCTGCAAAATTGTTGGATCACTAATTAATACAGGAGCTGAGGTactgctttttatttatttttttaagttgCCAATGCTGGGCTCTTCTGGTATTCAGAGACTCCCATACATAAAgttatatatatccatatatatCAAATAATGTGATTTAAAAATATATGATCATATTTAAAACCCACACAGTGCTGTGAACAAGTATTTGCCGCTTTCTAAATTTTTTCTAATGCATATTTTTgacactgaatgttatcagatcttcaaccaaaacctaatactacagtagataaaggaaacctgagtgaacaaataacacaacaattacatacttatttcatgaacaaagttatgcaacacccaatgaccctgtgtgaaaaagtaattgcccgcTTTACACTcgataactggttgtgccacctttagctgcaatgactcataccaaacgcttcctgtagttgatcagtctctcacgtcacTGTGGAGGGATTTTGGCTCACTCTTCCATGTAGAACTGCTgtaactcagcgacatttgtgggttttcaagcatgaactactcgtttcaagtcctgccacaaaatCTCaaatgggattaggtctggactttgactaggccattccaaaacttaaaatgtgttgctttttaaaaatgttaatttagacttgattgtgtgttttggatcattgatCATTGAATATTGTTTTTTTTAACATTCATTTTAAGCACCATTTCTCAATGTGCTCCACCTttataatattatatattttgtataAAGTAGCAATTTTCATTAACTTAGATTCTTCCCCTGATGTACTTGTAATTTTGTGACATTATTTTGACATTATGCACTATGCAAAGCTGCAGAAATGATTGATTTCGTCTCATACGCATAGCGTTTTACCacagacttttattttgaaggcaaaatcGGAAAGACGGTATTCTTAATGTTGCTGCTGGGACACTAATGTTGCTGCCATAACGCTAACATAGTTAGCTGCGTGTTCACATTTTCTAACTAATCTAAAATATGTGCCATTTACTACGCAGGATTTGAGCCATACCGATAGTTTGCTACACCTTCTCCACAAAACTGCCTTTGATCAATCGTATAGTTGCAAGCCATGAGTTCCAACAACGTTTCCCTGTCAAAAGGTAAATATGCCATGCTAACTAGCAAACAAGTTGAAGCTAGTTTATATTAGCTACCTTCATAGCTAACGTTACGTACTTAGCTACGAGAAAACTTGTTATTTAGCAATATTTCAGAAAAATTTGAGCTAGTTTATGACATTGGTTAATGTAATCTGTAAATGTTTTGACGATGGCATAATAGCTAGCATGCCTGTCATTTTGTAAGACTGCGACCTTGACTTGTTGCCTCCTGTTTTGGCTAGCCAGGCAGTTACTAAAGAGTTCACATAACCCTTTTcccataaaaaaaatattaacgcGCTAGAACTGATGCGTGTCAAGAAATAACTGCGACAAAACGCTCTGGAAAACTGTTTAAATTTACTCTCGATGAACTCGCTCGGAAGAGGTGGTTTTAActaaattattattttatttcgaCTTTGTTTATGGAGAACCGTATCAAGCGATTTGCGGGTTTTGCTGCGCCATTGGATATTTGAAGTGGAAGTTAGGGAACTCCCTCTTGCGCTTCTAATATGGGGAAAAGTTCACAATGAAACGGACATTAAATAAGGGCAATGATACATTTGCATCTGGCCATCACATTAATTTCGATGCCATTCTAGGCTATAATAGCCTGCGTttgatacaataaatatgttggaATGGCGAAGTGACCAGAGTCATACATTGCAAATCAATTTTTGGCGCTTGTGTATCCTACCTGGAGCTGGCAAATGATTTAATAATTAGCCTataacttcagtttattgcttATTGCTGTTGTAGCCTTCTGTTATTATGCGATTATTAATGCCCAAGTTTAGTTCATTCAATTGGAAGTTATCAATTGTGATCATGGTCACAGCTCGCCTCTTGCAATTTGCCGATCAGCTGTTAAAATGGTTGCATTAGATTGACAGAAACAAATCAGTCAGATTAGGCTAAAGTAAAAAGCCaaacactggctgttgttgacaaGTTTATTCAGTTCATATTCATATTATTCATATTTGATTCAGTGATTGAAATTAAGACCCCATCATCATTAGCCTATTCCAGGATTAATTTATAGGCTATTAGGCAGGGTATCTCAGGGTTTCCCAAAATCTGACCTGAGATTTCGAGATCCTCTATCCTGAGACCCAAACTCATCACTAAAACTCTCCTGTCGGATGTAATTATACTTATGCGCAAAAAGGATTACAGTTAAATCGACATCCattgatggaaaatgatgtggcgAATTATCTTTTCTCCTGCAACATTTAGCATTTCATGTCGCTACAGGTTACGTCGACATTCCTTCTTAATTTCGCTCGATAACATTATAGAAAAAGGGGTTCATATGAGGCCGAGAAAAGTATTTCTCTGtaaggcagggtttcccaaactaggggtcgtGACTTGATTTGAAATGGGGTCGCGAGAGAAAATGTGTGCATGGTTCATAGAACCGGGCTCATGCCGGTATCCTGTAGCTTCTACATgcggttgtaataaacagagcagTTTCTGTTTTCTTCCAACAAATGTGTCTCTTTTGAATGGTTTATGCGACAAAATATTATGACCCCGTAACTGAAAGGTAAGACTCTCAggaacacatgcatacacactctACTATGCCGACAACTCATTACAACTGAGTGCACAAGACCAGGCAATAAATCAGACTGGGGGGAAATATAACTTCTACACAGAAGATCTTACCACGTCATCTTCTGAACCTCCCAATACATTTCAGATGCATTTCAGATTGAAATACTGTCAATAATACCAGGAGcctgcctcccgagtggcgcagcggtctaagacactgcattgcagtgcttgaggcgtcactacagacccgggttcgatcccagcctgtgtcgcaaccgggagacccatgaggcggtgcacaattggcccagcgtcatccgggataggggagggtttgaccggccgggatgtccttgtcccatcgagcTCTAGCAGCTGGCTTCcgagttaagcgagcagtgtgtcaagaagcagtgcggctaggcagggtcgtgtttcggaggacgcgtgtCTCTCGAcattcacctctcccgagtctgtacgtgagttgcagcaatgggacaagactgtaactaccaattggatgtcatgaaattggggagaaaaattggtaataaaataaaaataccagTAGCCACAGCAGCCATTATGGAATGGCACATTGCGTtgaacaaaggagctgattggctgACCCTGCCATTCCAAAATGGCTGCGGTGGCTACTGGTAACTAGCATGAGTGTGAAAAGGGCAGTTTTCCAGGAAAACTagcagtatttcaatcttctcGATGTGTCAGTGTGGATAAAGATAAAATGTGGAGTACAATGGCATGTCCCACCCCTGCATTGAGGTGTTTTTCGTCCCCTATCTCACACCGGCTCCACAGTGTCCTAATGATTGCGTTCCGACCTCCGTGCATCTCAGTGTAAACAAGCGTAACGGAAGGGTGGGTATCTTCTGGCAAGCAGCCACCATTCCATTCCATTAAATGTATCAACGTTAAAGCAATCAAATGTGACAACTGCAAGGTATGGATTCTTTACAGAGGCAATGCAATACATTAGAATGTATTCTTCTTATTAAAGTGTGGTTGGAGCCCTACCTAAACTAGATACTGGATCAGAGTCTGAagtattttttaaaaacatttatttaactaggcaagtcagttaagaacaaattattatttacaatgacggccaaccaaAAGGTCTCCCGTGGGacgggctgggattaaaaatgtaggacaaaacacacatcacgacaagagagaccacacacactacaaaaagagagacctaagacaaccatacagcatggcagcaacacatgacaacaacacggtagtaacacaacatggcagcagaacaacatggtagcaaatcaaaacatggtacaaacattattggtcaCAGACGACAACACAAATGACACAAAGGTAGAGACACCAaaacatcacgcaaagcagcctgTCTTAAGTTTCTGTTTTATGATTTACAGCTGAATTGGTGGCAGCCATCGGCGTGACTGCAGGAGCTACAGCTGCAGGCATCCTCCTCTTCCAGTACTTCTCCAAGGGGTCAGGGGTCAAGCCCAAGGTCAACCTGGACCTGCAGAAAGACGACCCCAAAGTGGTGCATGCTTTTGACATGGAAGATCTCGGGGACAAGGCGGTGTACTGCAGGTGTTGGAGGTCCAAGAAGGTAGGTCTCGCTGTCGATCTGATACTCTTTGTTTGATTTAGGTTTGATGGAAATTAAGCAGAGAGAAGTATTAAGACTTGGCTCCTATACATGAGTCATGTCTTAACCACTAGAAATACATAGACACGGCATGGCAAGATGTGGTTGTGAGGAATCAGCCAACTAAAACAGACTGTAGGCTAGTAAGGCTAGTAGTTATTACTTGCGTTTTTGAACAGGAAGAAGGCAAGGAATTTTAAGATGTATTTAGTCTATTCTAACAACTTTTCTGGCCCTAGTTTC
Proteins encoded:
- the LOC129814349 gene encoding CDGSH iron-sulfur domain-containing protein 1-like; translation: MSSNNVSLSKAELVAAIGVTAGATAAGILLFQYFSKGSGVKPKVNLDLQKDDPKVVHAFDMEDLGDKAVYCRCWRSKKFPYCDGAHAKHNEETGDNVGPLIMKRKEA